The sequence GTGCATGTCCGTCAGGCTGGGGTGAACAGGGGGGTCAGTCTGGCCCCcctggccccggccccgccccggccccacgGCCCCCCACACCCTCCTCGGCTCAGCTCACCTGAGATCGGCCACAAGCACCCCAATTACACGGTCGAAGCCCAGGCTGGGGGCGGCCAAGGCAGCAGCTGCCATGGTGTTGGAGTTTCGGGGGGCAAAGGGGCACAGCCCGCGGACGGGGCCTTCATAGAGCACTGTGCGGGATGCAGGCCTCTGGGCCGCGGCCAGGGGTCCCTCAAGCCGGAAGCCGTCGGGGTGCGTGGCCATAGTGACACGGAGGCTCTGGGTGCAAGAGCTGGGGTCAGGGGCGGGGACGGGGGGTCCCCTCCAGTTCCCAGGGAGCTCAGTGGGCCTCACCTGAAGGCCCCCAGCCGCATCCAATCTGGCGATGTCCTCGGTGCCCCACAGGGCCCCCCGGGCCACGAACACAGCGTGGTCCCAGCGGTGAGAGGCCTCCAGGAGCTGTTGCTCTGTGGCCTGGTCAGCCAGCGCTGAGGGGGACCCCACCTGGAGCAGGTGAAGGAGGGGTGGGACTGAGGCCCAGGCTTTAGGAGGGGGGTGGTAAAGGCAGAGGAGCAGGGCCCTGAGGCTCTAGGTTGGCGTGGGGCTCACCAGGAGATTGGCGTGGCGCAGGATTtgtgccccagagtcctggattATTTTGGGGTGGGCCACTTCCACCACAAGATCAGGGTGCCTGGaagagggggagaggtggggaaggCCTTGGAGAGCAGTTAGATCTCCCACCCCCTGATTTCTTCATAGTCTACAGAGGTCTGGAAGGGGGAAGCAAAAGGATAGGCTTGTTCCATTTCACATTTGGATGAACCAAGGACCAGAGAGGGCCAGGGACtcgcctgaggtcacacagcagcCAGGTGAAATCAGAAGGGAAGCTCCAGAGAGCTCCACTCTCTATGAGGTCACTGACCTCTCCCCGAGGGCAGCGAGGCTCTGGAGCTGCAGAGACAGGGGCACCGTCCCTGCCATTCGCCCCGGGTCCCGATTCCAGACAAAAACAAGTTCGAGGCCCAGCTCCGGCCCCTGAGCCAGCAGGCGGGAGACAAGTGATTGTCCTgggaagagggaaaggagagggctAGAGAGTCAGAGGGGAGTTGATCCAAAAAGGGGGGACAGACCCAGGCAGGGGGGGCAGGCCCAGAAAGAGGGGGACAGACTCAGAGGAGCAGAGGTGCAGGTgggatgtgggaggagggtgccCAGACAGGCAGGCAGACACGGCCAGGGGCAGATACAGGACAGATACAGGACTGATGCAAGGAGGCGTGTCCTAGGGGGCTGAGGCTTTGGGGTGTAGGAAGAAGACCACGATGGCAGGACTCACCGAGGCGGCCGTAGCCCAGCACCCCCACCCTCCGCGGGGTCCCGTGGAGAGCCATGCCCGTGAGTGGGGGGCTGGCGGCCCGTGCGCCGGCGGCTGCTCGCTGCCCCCTCACGAGGCCTGGGCAGCCGCTGCTGATCTTTGGACATTTGACCCTTGAGCCTCTCCTGAAACTTCCAGGGCAGCAGcccagaggtgggggtgggggtgggggtgggcttgCCGGGGTGAGAAGCCTCCCCTGTGTGGCTGGAGCATCGGGCACCATGATTTGGGGTTCCAGGCCCCCCCTTTGTCCAGGCTGCTGCCTCCTCtgctccataccctcctcccttCCTGCTGATGTGGAAAATTTCCTCTGCAGTCCCCGCCCTCCTTTTGGGCCAGTCAGGTTGTCATGGAAACTGCATCCTGCTTGGGGTGGGGGTTGAGGGGATCGGGAGGGAGAGGAGCTGGCGGCGACGGGGGACCGCTAGCTCCCGGCTCTTGGAAGCCCCCTGCCTCTCGGAGTCTCTCCCTCCGCCCGGCACAGGTGGCTGCTTCCCCGCATTCCTCCCGCTTTCGCCCTCTGTCCTGTCTCCATCTCCCCCCGGGTCCctcagtctgtctgtctgtctctagTTCTGTCTCCAACCTCTCCTTGAACCTCCATCTACCCAGAACCCCCTCACCCCCGCCTCCTCCTGGCCTGGCCTGCAAGTCtgcaccccccactccccatccctgcCCTAGCCCCCTTCCCGATAGCCCCCAGGGCGGAGGAAGAGCTGCCCGCCTTGCCCAGAAGCAGCAGCTGGTGGCCGTCGTGTCCCAGCCAGGCCCTTGCCTCGGGGGCCCAGTCTCCGCGGCCCCCTTCAGCGCCCAGCCCCGTCACCCTTGAGTTCACCTTCACTGTgcaccttccctccctcccctcccccagctgggAGGCCACCAGGTTGCCCCCCAGGTTGCATTCGCCGcctcacccccctccccacctctccctcctccccgcgTCCAAGGAGAAGCCTCCGAGGCCTGGGGAGGCCCCGAGCACCCCCAAAACGAGCCCCGGCCTGCGCCTCCGGGTGCCTGGCATCGGAAATGGTGGAGGCTGCTGCAGCAcggctccccgccccccacccgccACCTGGTACCCGCTGCCGCGTTGCCATGGCAACCAGGATCCGCGcggaaagaggaggagggaggggagaagagcaCGAAAGATGGGGAGGGGGAGCGGTGCGTCCAGCAGGACCACCCCACGCGCTCCGCCAGTCGCGGGGAGGCCAGCGGGCGATGCGGGAGCCTGTGCTGGAAGGGGCCCCAGGGTGGGTGGTGCCCGGGGGGGGCGGGTAGAGGCCGCAGGGCAGAGGGCTCCGGTGGGAGTTTCCAGCCACCCTCATGGTCGTGGCCTTGACCGTCGCCTGGGTGCCCGGCACTCGGACTGGGGCTGCCGCGCAGTGTGGGGGAACGGGCCGGCACCCCACTGCCCTGGCGGGGTCGGCCTGCGGCTGTGGGTCCCTCTCCCACCCCGGCCTCACAGGAAGGTCCGGGCAGGCCCAGGGCTCGTCTGCCCTCGCCTCCGCCTGCCTCGGCCCGCTGGGCAGCGCCCAGTGCCGCCCGGCCGGCCCAGCCCTCTCTCCAGGTGTCCCCGAGATGCTCCCCCGCCCCGGCGGCTGCCCTCCGAGGGTGCTGCCCCTGTCCCTGCGGGGCCCCTGCCCTTCTCTGGCCTCTGTGCCCCCTCGCCCAGCCTGGCCTGTgcccctcctgccctgttaggAACAGAGCTGTCCCCGGGGCCGCCGCCCACAGCCAGGGCCCCTCCGCCCACAGCCAGGGCCCCTCCGCCCACAGCCagggcccctcctcccacagcccGCCTGGGAAGCGCTGGCCGTGGAGACCCCCAGTGTCCGGCCAGGCAGCGCAGGCTGCGGGGGACCCCTGCTAGCGTGGGGGGCGCTGGAGGGGCCGGGGCCGCCAGCAGGTGCCGTCCCCCGAGGTCCCTCCAGCTTCCCTGTCCTGCCTTgcgccccctccctgcctccactcTGCAGTCTCTGTGCTTTTGTGacccaaaaaaaaattttttttttactttttctgttttttttctttttttttttttttaagtaattacaGAGCAGGTAGTCGTTGACGCAAACCTCCCTTCAGTATCAAAAGAGTCTGTGGAGTGGGTTAGGGCGGGGGGCGGCGACGGGCGGGCAAGGCTGTCCCTCCTGTCCCAGCCaagggccgggggccgggggcgcagCTGAGGCGGG is a genomic window of Dasypus novemcinctus isolate mDasNov1 chromosome 18, mDasNov1.1.hap2, whole genome shotgun sequence containing:
- the ASPDH gene encoding aspartate dehydrogenase domain-containing protein isoform X1; this translates as MSKDQQRLPRPREGAASSRRRTGRQPPTHGHGSPRDPAEGGGAGLRPPRTITCLPPAGSGAGAGPRTCFCLESGPGANGRDGAPVSAAPEPRCPRGEVSDLIESGALWSFPSDFTWLLCDLRHPDLVVEVAHPKIIQDSGAQILRHANLLVGSPSALADQATEQQLLEASHRWDHAVFVARGALWGTEDIARLDAAGGLQSLRVTMATHPDGFRLEGPLAAAQRPASRTVLYEGPVRGLCPFAPRNSNTMAAAALAAPSLGFDRVIGVLVADLSLTDMHVVEVELSGPPGPGGRSFAVHTRRENPAEPGAVTGSATVTAFWRSLLGCCQLPSSAGIHLC
- the ASPDH gene encoding aspartate dehydrogenase domain-containing protein isoform X2, producing MALHGTPRRVGVLGYGRLGQSLVSRLLAQGPELGLELVFVWNRDPGRMAGTVPLSLQLQSLAALGERHPDLVVEVAHPKIIQDSGAQILRHANLLVGSPSALADQATEQQLLEASHRWDHAVFVARGALWGTEDIARLDAAGGLQSLRVTMATHPDGFRLEGPLAAAQRPASRTVLYEGPVRGLCPFAPRNSNTMAAAALAAPSLGFDRVIGVLVADLSLTDMHVVEVELSGPPGPGGRSFAVHTRRENPAEPGAVTGSATVTAFWRSLLGCCQLPSSAGIHLC
- the ASPDH gene encoding aspartate dehydrogenase domain-containing protein isoform X3 encodes the protein MSKDQQRLPRPREGAASSRRRTGRQPPTHGHGSPRDPAEGGGAGLRPPRTITCLPPAGSGAGAGPRTCFCLESGPGANGRDGAPVSAAPEPRCPRGEVSDLIESGALWSFPSDFTWLLCDLRHPDLVVEVAHPKIIQDSGAQILRHANLLSHPSFTCSRWGPPQRWLTRPQSNSSWRPLTAGTTLCSWPGGPCGAPRTSPDWMRLGAFRASVSLWPRTPTASGLRDPWPRPRGLHPAQCSMKAPSAGCAPLPPETPTPWQLLPWPPPAWASTV
- the ASPDH gene encoding aspartate dehydrogenase domain-containing protein isoform X4, with amino-acid sequence MSKDQQRLPRPREGAASSRRRTGRQPPTHGHGSPRDPAEGGGAGLRPPRHPDLVVEVAHPKIIQDSGAQILRHANLLVGSPSALADQATEQQLLEASHRWDHAVFVARGALWGTEDIARLDAAGGLQSLRVTMATHPDGFRLEGPLAAAQRPASRTVLYEGPVRGLCPFAPRNSNTMAAAALAAPSLGFDRVIGVLVADLSLTDMHVVEVELSGPPGPGGRSFAVHTRRENPAEPGAVTGSATVTAFWRSLLGCCQLPSSAGIHLC